The genomic interval GATGGGTACGAGAGGACGGTTCAGGGAGATGAGCACGCAGCAGATGCGGAAGGTCTGCATCGTCGGCGCCTCGGGGAAGCTAGGGCAGTACATGGTCCGGCATGCACTGGACCGAGGCTACGAGGTCGTCGGCGTCTGTCGTGAGCGCAGCGTCCCGAAGCTCGCGGAGTTCGCGGACCGGATGACCATCATCCCAGGCGCGACGAATGATCGGGATGTCATCCGCGCGGCCGTCGCGGGATGTGACGGCGTGCTGACGGTGCTGGCGCCCTGGGGCGTGCGGCAGTACTCGTCCGGGACGGCGCAGGCGGTGCTCGACTTCGCCGCGCCCGGTGCGCGCCTGGTCTTCTCGTGCGGTTGGCACATCACCAAGGACGGCAAGGACCAGTACTCGTGGCAGTTCAAGGCCGGTGTCCGGGTCGTCACGTGGCTTGCCCGCGCCATTCGCGCCGTGGATGTCGACGACCAGGTGGAGGCGTGCCGGCGCATCTTCGCCAGCGACCGGCGATGGACGGTCGTCCGAGGGAGCGACCTCGAGGAGGGCGAAAGCCAGGGGCTGCCCGTGTGGAGTCCCCACGTGGGAGACCCGGTGCTCGCGAGCAACCGGACCCGGCGCGTCGACTACGCGCTCTTCATGGTGGAGGCCCTTGGCAACGACTCACTCATCGGCGAAGCGCCCGCAATCGTCGGGTGCCGCACCCCCAGCGCGCTGGCTCACGCGAACGCAAGCCGCGCTCCCGCCCCCGCGTAGAGGGCTCAGGTGGTGACGACCATCCCGGCCTCGACCTTCACGGGCCAGGTGGTCAGCGATGCGCCGGAGCACGGGCCTCCCACGCACTTGCCATCCTCCAGTTGGAAGAGGGCGCCGTGCCACGAGCAGGTGATGAGCTGCTTGTCGGGAGTCAGGTACTGGTCCAGCGCTCGGGCCAGCGGCAGGCCCGCATGGGGACACCGGTCCACGAAGCCGTGGACCTGGTCTCCCTTGCGCACGAGGAAGCCGTGGAAGAAGGCCTCCTCGATTTGCAGCACGAAATTGCGCGCGCCGGGGTCCTCCAGGGCGTCCACCGGACAGAGCGTGACGTCGGGCGGCGTCGTGTAGACGCGCTGCCGGGTGGGCGGAAGGCTCAAGGCAGGCGGGCCTTCTCGAAGCCGTCCCAGCAGTGGTCGTAGTCCAGCTGCATCGCGGGCGTCTCCATCGCGAAGCGCGTGGGGCGGAAGACCCAGCGGGACTCGAACATGAACGCGAGCGTGTCCTGAATCTTGTGCGGCTTCAGGTCCACCTTCACCGCCTGCTCGTAGCTGGCGCGGTCCGGCCCATGGCCGCTCATGCAGTTGTGCAGCGACGCACCGCCCGGAGCAAAGCCTCCGGCCTTCGCGTCGTACACGCCATGCACCAGGCCCATGAACTCGCTCATCACGTTGCGATGGAAGTAGGGCGGCCGGAAGGTGTTCTCCGCCACCATCCACCGGGGCGGGAAGATGACGAAGTCGCAGTTGGCCGTGCCGGGCACTTCGCTGGGCGACGTCAGCACCGTGAAGATGGACGGGTCCGGATGGTCATAGCTCACCGTCCCGATGGTGTTGAACCGCGCCAGGTCATACTTGTACGGCGCCAGGTTGCCGTGCCACGCCACCACGTCGAGCGGCGAGTGGTCGAACTGCGAGGACCACAACCGGCCCTGGAACTTCTGCACCACCAGCGTCGGGCGGTCCACGTCCTCGAACGCGGCCACCGGCGTCAGGAAGTCCCGCGCGTTGGCGAGGCCATTGGCGCCGATGGGCCCCAGGTCCGGCAGGCGGAAGAGGGCGCCGTGGTTCTCACAGATGTAACCGGCCACGGGCCCTTCGGGCAGCTCCGCGCGGAAGCGTACGCCGCGCGGCACCACGCCGACCTCGCCGGGCCGCAGGTCCATCACGCCCAGCTCCGTCACGAGCGTGAGCTTCCCGGCCTGCGGAACGATGAGCAGCTCACCGTCGGCGTCGAAGAACACCTTGTCCGTCATGGACCGGTTGGCGCGGTACAGATGCACGGCGACACCTGCCCCGACACCCGGGTCCCCGTTGCCCGCGTAGGTGACCCATCCCTCGATGAAGTCCGTGGGCTCGGTGGGCGCGGGGAGGGGGCTCCACCGCATCCGGTTGGGCGAGGGAGGCGCCTCGTCGAACGGCCCCCCGCGCAGGAGCCCCTGCGGGTGGACCTTGAAGGAAGCGTGGTTGGCGCTCGGCCGCAGCCGGTACAACCAGGAGCGCCGGTTGTCCCGGCGCGCCGCCGTGAAGGCCGTGCCAGAGAGCTGCTCCGCGTAGAGCCCGAAGGGGGCTCGCTGCGGAGAGTTCTGGCCAGTGGGGAGCGCGCCCGCGACGGCCTCCGTCGCGAACTCGTTGCCGAATCCGGAGAGGTAGTCGCCGGGCGCTTTTCGCAGCCCGCTCTTCGGAGTTACCGCGGTTCGATTCTCGAGGGTCACCGTGTGCCTCCGCCGATGTCGGGCTGACGGGCTACCGCTTGTCGACCTTGATGACGCCGCGGCGAATCTGGTCCAGCTCGATGGACTCGAAGAGCGCCTGGAAGTTGCCGTTGCCGAAGCCCTCGTTGCCCTTGCGCTGGATGATCTCGAAGAAGATGGGGCCGAAGAGGTTCTCCGTGAAGATCTGCAGGAGCAGCCCCTCCTGCTCGTTGCCGTCGATGAGGATGCGGTTCTTCCTCATCCGCGCCAGGTCCTCACCGTGGTTCGGGACGCGCTTGTCGACCAGGTCGTAGTACGTGTCGAGCGTGTCCTGGAGCAGCACGCCGCGGGCGCGCAGCTTCTCGACGGTGGCGTAGATGTCCTGGGTGGACAGGGCCAGATGCTGGATGCCCTCGCCCTTGTACAGGCGGATGAACTCCTCGATCTGTGACTTGTCGTCCTGGCTCTCGTTGAGCGGAATCCGGATGGCGCGGTCCGGAGCAATCATCGCCTGGCTGAACAGGCCGGTGGCCTGGCCCTTGATGTCGAAGTACTTCTGCTCGGTGAAGCCGAAGATGCGGTTGTAGAACGACGACCAGGTCCGCATCTGGCCCCGGCGCACGTTGTGCGTCAGGTGGTCCAGCGACTCCAGGCCCACGCTGTTCTTGGCCTCGGCCTCGGCGGCGCCCGGAATCTGCTCCCAGGAGTCGTAGATGCTGCCGCTCGGCCCGTGGCGGTCGATGAGATACAGCAGGCTGCCACCGATGCCCTGGATGACATAGTACCCCTCGCCCAGGGAGCTGAGCGTCGGGTCCGCCGCGATGGCACCGCGCTCCAGCGCCAGCTCATAGGACGTGCGGGCATTGGCCACGCGGAACGCCATGGCGTTGGCGGAAGGACCATGGGCGGCCCGGAAGTCGGCGGCCTGCCCCGAAGGCTCACGGCTGATGAGCAGGTTGATGTCGCCCTGCTTGTACCGGACCAGCTCCTTGGTCGGGTGCTTGGAGTAGGCGGTGAACCCCAGCGCCTCCACCAGCTTGATCATCGCCTCGGGTGCGGGGCTCGTGAACTCCACGAACTCAAAGCCGTTCAGCCCAAGAGGGTTTTCCGCCGCGCTGATCATGAGAGTGCCTCCGCACATCGTCTACGAGTGTGACCAAAAGGTAGGCAGGGGCGCGCGATGAGGAAAGCACAAAGAACTGCCAGAGATTGTCAGTCCCCCACACCATCTCCAGGGCGAGCCCGCGCGTGAATGCGCACAGGTCCCGCGTCAAACGGGCAGTGCGCCGCGTCAACTTGGGAAGGCTTGGATTGAGCAGTTTACGGGGTTGCCGCTAGTTCACGGTGCGTCGGCTTCCGACGGCACAGGGAGGGCGTCCGTCAGGTCCTCTGCCCGTCGAGGCAGGTCGAGCCCGTCGAAGCTGACCTCGAGCACCTCGGGCCCGGAGCCTCGCGCGTGGCTCAAGTCGGGCGACTCGGGGACGGGGGAGCCCACCCACAGTCGCGTGAGCTCGTGTCCGTCCTGATGGAGCAGCCGCACGCCCGGAGAGGTGTCGCTGATGCCGTACTTCGCCCAGTTCTTCGGCCGGGCCTCACCGAACGCCGTCGCCTTGAGCGAGCCCAGCGCGCGCAGCAGGGAGACCACGCGGAAGTGCTGGGCCTTGCCCGGAGTCGGCGACTCCACGTGCCACGCCTCGGTGCCCGCGTCGCCCTGGGCCTGGTTGACCAAGGTGATGGGCGCCGCGCCGCCGCCGGGATGGAACACCACGCGCCGCACCTCTTCGCGGCGGAAGCTCAACACATGCCGGTCCTTCCACTCGCGCACGTCCACATCCAGCATGGCGAGCGTGCTCTCGGGGACCTCGCCCAGCACCGCGTCGGAGCCTTGTTCCCGCAGCGCGTGGATGCGCGACGCTCCCTCCTCCGTCACCTGGGCCAGGCGGATGCGCACCGGCTCGCCTGTGCGGAGCGTGAAGCGTGCGTCGACGAGAGGCGACTCGAAGCCCAGCTTGCGCCTCGAGGTCGCGGAGTCCTCTGGGAACGAGAGCGCGCGTTGTTCCTTCAGGGCCTTCAGCAAGGCGGAGACGCGAGACTCATCCGCGCGCTCGGCCACGGGCTTCGTCAGCCGCCAGCGCGGCGTGCCCACGTCATGCTCCAGGAGATATCCGCGCCCTCGAGCCCGCACGTCGATGCTCACGAGGGAGGCGGTCTCCAAGTCGCCGAGAATCTCCTTCGAGCGCAGCGCGAACGTGTCCTTGTCCAGGCTCCAGCGCACGGAGCCTTGCGCGGCGTACACCTTGGGGTCGCCTTCTCGTCGCACGTAGACGGAGCCATCGAACGTGTTCTCGATGCCACCGTGCAGCGTCACCGTGTGTTGGCGGCTCGGGTCGTCCACTCCGCCTCCGCTGGCATCTGGCAGGTAGGCCTGGGCCGTGACGGTGAAGACCGGCGAGCGGAGTCCATACTTCTCCAGGTCCGCGTCGGTGGGGGCTTCGTTCACGACCGGGCTGGCGGACGAACTCTCCAACGTTTCGAGCAGGGCCTCCACGGCGGCGGCCTCCGCGCGCGTTCTCACGGGAGACACCAACCGCCATTCGCCCTTCGGCTCGCGCGTCAGCTCGGTGGTGGTTCCCTGGGCTCGCACCGTGATGTGAGTGAACACCGGGGCGGGAGCCTTCGTGCCCTGGGGATGGGAAGCGCGAGGGGCGAAGAGCTGCTCTGAAGCGGCGTGCTGCTCGACGGCCTTCGGTGGCGTGGGCCGCCGGGTGGTGCTCCACGCGTAGAGGCCCAGACCTCCGGCGCCGAGGATGAGCAGCGCGACGAGGCTCTTCGCCGGGGCGCTCACTTGTGCCGCCGCGCCAGCCAGATGGCGATGCCCAGGCCCATCATGGAGAGGGGAAGGATGTCGGTGGCGAAGAAGCGCATGCTCGCCACGGCGGACGGGTCCAGCTCCAGCGTGGACACGTCGCGGTCCGGGGGACGCACGGTGATGCGCGCCACCTGATTCGACGCCCAGCCCAGCGCGTTCATCACCAGGTTGCGATTGGGTTCGTGTCCCCAGTTGGAGTCCAGGAGCAGGTCGGATTCACCCAGCACCACGAGCCGCGCCTCCTCGAAGCGCTTGTCGGGAGAGCCTCTCGTGTCGCGGGTGATGGCCGCGGCGAGCGTGAGCTGACCCGTCTTCTCTCCATCGGAGGGCACCGCGTTCTTCGTGGGGGTGGTCTCCACCCAACCATTCGGCGAGCTATGAACCAGCGGCTCCACGCGGACACCGGGCGCGAGCCCTTCGTGCAGCGGAGTGAGGCTGCGCGCCGTGGGCAGTTGCACCGGTAGGTTGCCCTGAATCAGCGGCTGGACGATGGCGTGGTTCCTGTAGAACCGGGAGACCAGCACGTAGGGGTTGCCGTTGTTGAACTGCGAGTCCGCGGCGATGCCCTCGTCGAGCTGGATGCCATACTCGGCCAGCAAGACCCCGAGCCCGTCCTCCAGCCCGTAGTCGGTGAAGTAGAGCATCCGTCCGCCGCCCGCCAGGTACTTGCGGAGCACCTCCACCTCCGGCTCCGTGTACGGCACCCGGGCTCCCGCGATGATGACGAGCGACGCGTCGCGCGGGATATCCGTCGTGCCCACCAGATACATGGCCTCCGCGGCGTAGCCCTCGTGGAGCAATTGCCGGCGCAGCTCGGACATGGACTCGCCCTGGTCGGAGGGGGCCGCCGGGTCGTGCTCGAGCGGCCATTCCCCATGGCCGGTGATGAAGTACACGCGCTGCGTGCCCACCGTGCTCAGCTT from Myxococcus stipitatus carries:
- a CDS encoding NAD(P)-dependent oxidoreductase, coding for MSTQQMRKVCIVGASGKLGQYMVRHALDRGYEVVGVCRERSVPKLAEFADRMTIIPGATNDRDVIRAAVAGCDGVLTVLAPWGVRQYSSGTAQAVLDFAAPGARLVFSCGWHITKDGKDQYSWQFKAGVRVVTWLARAIRAVDVDDQVEACRRIFASDRRWTVVRGSDLEEGESQGLPVWSPHVGDPVLASNRTRRVDYALFMVEALGNDSLIGEAPAIVGCRTPSALAHANASRAPAPA
- a CDS encoding Rieske (2Fe-2S) protein; translated protein: MSLPPTRQRVYTTPPDVTLCPVDALEDPGARNFVLQIEEAFFHGFLVRKGDQVHGFVDRCPHAGLPLARALDQYLTPDKQLITCSWHGALFQLEDGKCVGGPCSGASLTTWPVKVEAGMVVTT
- the hmgA gene encoding homogentisate 1,2-dioxygenase, producing MTLENRTAVTPKSGLRKAPGDYLSGFGNEFATEAVAGALPTGQNSPQRAPFGLYAEQLSGTAFTAARRDNRRSWLYRLRPSANHASFKVHPQGLLRGGPFDEAPPSPNRMRWSPLPAPTEPTDFIEGWVTYAGNGDPGVGAGVAVHLYRANRSMTDKVFFDADGELLIVPQAGKLTLVTELGVMDLRPGEVGVVPRGVRFRAELPEGPVAGYICENHGALFRLPDLGPIGANGLANARDFLTPVAAFEDVDRPTLVVQKFQGRLWSSQFDHSPLDVVAWHGNLAPYKYDLARFNTIGTVSYDHPDPSIFTVLTSPSEVPGTANCDFVIFPPRWMVAENTFRPPYFHRNVMSEFMGLVHGVYDAKAGGFAPGGASLHNCMSGHGPDRASYEQAVKVDLKPHKIQDTLAFMFESRWVFRPTRFAMETPAMQLDYDHCWDGFEKARLP
- the hppD gene encoding 4-hydroxyphenylpyruvate dioxygenase, producing the protein MCGGTLMISAAENPLGLNGFEFVEFTSPAPEAMIKLVEALGFTAYSKHPTKELVRYKQGDINLLISREPSGQAADFRAAHGPSANAMAFRVANARTSYELALERGAIAADPTLSSLGEGYYVIQGIGGSLLYLIDRHGPSGSIYDSWEQIPGAAEAEAKNSVGLESLDHLTHNVRRGQMRTWSSFYNRIFGFTEQKYFDIKGQATGLFSQAMIAPDRAIRIPLNESQDDKSQIEEFIRLYKGEGIQHLALSTQDIYATVEKLRARGVLLQDTLDTYYDLVDKRVPNHGEDLARMRKNRILIDGNEQEGLLLQIFTENLFGPIFFEIIQRKGNEGFGNGNFQALFESIELDQIRRGVIKVDKR
- a CDS encoding DUF4340 domain-containing protein — translated: MSAPAKSLVALLILGAGGLGLYAWSTTRRPTPPKAVEQHAASEQLFAPRASHPQGTKAPAPVFTHITVRAQGTTTELTREPKGEWRLVSPVRTRAEAAAVEALLETLESSSASPVVNEAPTDADLEKYGLRSPVFTVTAQAYLPDASGGGVDDPSRQHTVTLHGGIENTFDGSVYVRREGDPKVYAAQGSVRWSLDKDTFALRSKEILGDLETASLVSIDVRARGRGYLLEHDVGTPRWRLTKPVAERADESRVSALLKALKEQRALSFPEDSATSRRKLGFESPLVDARFTLRTGEPVRIRLAQVTEEGASRIHALREQGSDAVLGEVPESTLAMLDVDVREWKDRHVLSFRREEVRRVVFHPGGGAAPITLVNQAQGDAGTEAWHVESPTPGKAQHFRVVSLLRALGSLKATAFGEARPKNWAKYGISDTSPGVRLLHQDGHELTRLWVGSPVPESPDLSHARGSGPEVLEVSFDGLDLPRRAEDLTDALPVPSEADAP
- a CDS encoding GldG family protein, whose translation is MKATRLGQYLGAFGLMLLLSSPVTLFMTSGSPIAAGIKAGLGLVLVGVFLATNLKSSREFATSQASVAFLRSALIVLLALCGLVAINYVAATKGARWDLTKGRIHSLSPQTVATLEALPEKVVAFGFLPPTHRAHALLESLFARYHQQVPERFEYVIQDPNSSPELAALFNLKAGQASVVLVRGEGPNASHTIAANVSEQDLTNALIKLSTVGTQRVYFITGHGEWPLEHDPAAPSDQGESMSELRRQLLHEGYAAEAMYLVGTTDIPRDASLVIIAGARVPYTEPEVEVLRKYLAGGGRMLYFTDYGLEDGLGVLLAEYGIQLDEGIAADSQFNNGNPYVLVSRFYRNHAIVQPLIQGNLPVQLPTARSLTPLHEGLAPGVRVEPLVHSSPNGWVETTPTKNAVPSDGEKTGQLTLAAAITRDTRGSPDKRFEEARLVVLGESDLLLDSNWGHEPNRNLVMNALGWASNQVARITVRPPDRDVSTLELDPSAVASMRFFATDILPLSMMGLGIAIWLARRHK